In Herpetosiphon gulosus, one genomic interval encodes:
- a CDS encoding ATP-binding protein has translation MIHSITFRRWKSFFDTTLYLDQIMVLIGMNASGKSNVLDALSLLKALADGEELQEALGNLRGGAEWCVLQGYDSFELEVEIHQNEIDKSQEKYIYTIRINVKNNIYIEYESLELYEEKDKGLFLYRTEINNDDSNIFRLDILSENNSYDKIGVITSGESILSQVFKINDNKLVNSTIKYIIQIFRNIFVFDPIPNRMRSFSKISSLLIKDGSNISGVIASFDEEFRKGLQKQISDYITRLPEHDVGKVWVEKVGKFNSDAMLYCEETWPNGQKFIVDTRGMSDGTLRFLAIVTALLTRPEGSNLIIEEVDNGLHPSRAKLLLEMLREIAVKRQIDILVTTHNPALLDAMTPDYIGFITVAHRNPQGYSELTLLDEVDALPKLLASGGVGYLATTGKLDHAIENEQEQGE, from the coding sequence ATGATTCACTCAATTACCTTTCGCCGCTGGAAAAGCTTTTTCGATACAACTCTCTACCTCGACCAAATTATGGTTTTAATTGGCATGAATGCCAGTGGCAAATCGAATGTACTTGATGCTTTGAGTTTGTTAAAAGCTTTAGCCGATGGCGAAGAATTACAAGAAGCTCTAGGCAATTTGCGTGGCGGAGCTGAGTGGTGTGTTCTACAGGGCTATGATTCATTTGAATTAGAGGTTGAGATTCATCAAAATGAAATTGATAAGAGTCAAGAGAAATATATATATACGATTAGGATTAATGTAAAAAATAACATATATATTGAATATGAATCCCTAGAATTATATGAAGAAAAAGATAAAGGATTATTTTTATATAGAACAGAAATCAATAACGATGATTCTAATATATTTAGATTAGATATTCTAAGTGAAAATAATTCTTATGATAAAATTGGAGTTATAACATCAGGAGAAAGTATACTAAGTCAAGTATTCAAAATAAATGATAATAAATTAGTTAACAGTACCATTAAATATATCATTCAAATATTTCGTAATATATTTGTTTTCGATCCAATACCTAATAGAATGCGTAGTTTCTCAAAAATATCATCTTTATTGATAAAAGATGGCTCTAATATAAGTGGTGTCATTGCTTCTTTTGATGAGGAATTTCGCAAAGGTCTACAAAAACAAATATCTGATTATATAACACGTCTCCCTGAGCATGATGTTGGTAAAGTATGGGTCGAAAAAGTTGGTAAATTTAATAGTGATGCAATGCTGTATTGCGAGGAAACTTGGCCAAATGGCCAGAAATTTATTGTTGATACTCGCGGCATGTCTGATGGCACATTGCGCTTTTTGGCAATTGTGACGGCTTTATTGACTCGGCCAGAAGGCAGCAATTTGATTATCGAGGAAGTTGATAATGGTTTGCACCCATCACGCGCCAAGCTACTGCTAGAGATGTTGCGCGAAATTGCGGTCAAGCGCCAGATCGATATTTTGGTTACAACCCATAATCCTGCCTTGCTCGATGCAATGACCCCCGATTATATTGGCTTTATCACGGTTGCGCATCGGAATCCTCAAGGTTATAGCGAATTGACCTTGCTTGATGAGGTTGATGCGCTGCCCAAGCTCTTGGCCAGCGGTGGAGTTGGTTATCTGGCAACGACTGGCAAACTTGATCATGCTATTGAGAATGAGCAGGAGCAAGGCGAATGA
- the thrS gene encoding threonine--tRNA ligase, whose product MPPVNPDNEPLYRLRHSTAHVLAQAVLEIFPDGKIAIGPPVENGFYYDFDLPRPLTPDDLKDIEAKMRKIIKAKHRFAYREVSADEARELFKNQPYKLELIAGLAKGEDEYGEKAAASDTIISTYKHDSFEDLCKGPHVESLGDIPPNGFKLLRVSGAYWRGDEKRPMLQRIYGTVWPSKEELDHYLWQQEEAKKRDHRKLGRELGLFTFSQKVGAGLPLWLPKGAILRDVLERFLRQAQIERGYLPVVTPHMGKIDLYKTSGHWYTYRDGIFPPMREIENDDPENPEGEIYLLKPMNCPHHIEIYASEPRSYRDLPLRLAEFGTVYRYEHSGELTGLLRVRSFTVDDSHLFVTPDQLEEEFLKVVDLILFVFGTMGLKDFQARVGLREVGNPKYIGSDEIWEKAQSAIINAAEKKGLNYVVVEGEAAFYGPKLDFIFRDVLGRQWQLGTVQVDYNLPERFEIEYTGEDGQKHRPIMIHRAPFGSIERFVGTLIEQYAGAFPVWLAPVQVTLVPITDRHVAYAEAVAAKLNAQGLRVEVDASNNRMNAKIRDAQKLKIPYMLVVGDKEEEAGAVAVRQRSGGDLGSISVDEFIARIKAEVANYQ is encoded by the coding sequence ATGCCACCAGTCAATCCAGATAATGAGCCACTGTATCGCTTGCGTCACTCGACGGCGCACGTATTGGCCCAAGCTGTACTCGAAATTTTCCCCGATGGCAAGATTGCGATCGGCCCGCCAGTTGAAAATGGCTTTTACTACGATTTTGATTTGCCACGCCCATTAACGCCCGATGATCTCAAGGACATCGAGGCCAAGATGCGCAAAATCATCAAGGCCAAACATCGCTTTGCTTATCGTGAAGTTTCAGCAGACGAAGCCCGTGAGTTATTCAAAAATCAGCCCTACAAGCTTGAGTTGATCGCAGGTTTGGCCAAGGGCGAAGATGAATATGGCGAAAAAGCCGCCGCCAGCGATACGATCATCTCAACCTACAAACACGATTCGTTTGAAGATTTGTGCAAAGGGCCACACGTCGAAAGCTTAGGCGATATTCCGCCGAATGGCTTTAAGTTGCTGCGGGTTTCGGGCGCATACTGGCGTGGCGATGAAAAACGCCCAATGTTGCAGCGCATCTATGGCACGGTTTGGCCATCGAAAGAAGAGCTTGACCATTACTTGTGGCAGCAAGAAGAAGCCAAAAAGCGTGATCACCGCAAGCTTGGCCGCGAATTAGGCTTGTTCACCTTCTCGCAAAAAGTTGGGGCTGGCTTGCCGTTGTGGCTGCCCAAAGGTGCAATTTTGCGCGATGTCTTGGAGCGTTTCCTGCGTCAAGCGCAGATTGAACGCGGCTACTTGCCAGTTGTCACGCCGCATATGGGCAAGATCGATCTCTACAAAACGAGCGGTCACTGGTATACCTATCGCGATGGCATTTTCCCGCCGATGCGTGAAATCGAAAACGATGACCCTGAAAATCCCGAGGGCGAAATTTATCTGCTTAAGCCGATGAACTGCCCGCATCATATTGAAATTTATGCTAGCGAACCACGTTCGTATCGCGATTTGCCCTTGCGCTTGGCCGAATTTGGTACGGTCTATCGCTACGAACACAGCGGCGAATTAACCGGCTTGCTGCGGGTACGCTCGTTCACGGTCGATGATTCGCACCTGTTCGTCACGCCCGATCAACTGGAAGAAGAATTTTTGAAAGTTGTTGACTTGATTCTCTTCGTGTTTGGTACGATGGGCTTGAAGGATTTCCAAGCGCGGGTCGGCTTGCGCGAGGTGGGCAATCCCAAGTACATCGGTTCGGATGAGATTTGGGAAAAAGCGCAAAGTGCGATCATCAATGCTGCTGAAAAGAAAGGCCTCAATTACGTTGTGGTCGAAGGCGAAGCTGCGTTCTATGGGCCAAAACTCGACTTCATCTTCCGCGACGTGCTTGGTCGCCAATGGCAGCTTGGTACGGTGCAGGTCGATTACAACTTGCCCGAGCGCTTTGAAATTGAGTACACGGGCGAAGATGGCCAAAAGCATCGGCCAATTATGATTCACCGAGCGCCATTTGGCTCGATCGAGCGTTTCGTGGGCACGTTGATTGAACAATATGCTGGGGCGTTTCCGGTGTGGTTGGCTCCAGTTCAAGTCACGTTAGTGCCAATTACCGATCGTCATGTGGCGTATGCTGAAGCGGTGGCGGCTAAACTGAATGCTCAAGGCTTGCGGGTTGAAGTTGATGCTAGCAACAATCGTATGAACGCCAAAATTCGCGATGCCCAAAAACTCAAGATTCCGTATATGTTGGTGGTGGGCGATAAAGAAGAAGAAGCCGGAGCTGTGGCGGTACGCCAACGCTCTGGCGGCGACCTCGGTTCAATCAGCGTCGATGAGTTCATCGCACGCATCAAGGCCGAAGTAGCCAATTATCAATAA
- a CDS encoding DNA alkylation repair protein, whose product MAESRKGATKLANISPDILQQLNTGQLATANLMEGLAIDFQQLWQHCFAELPASALASYDPAAGVVKRMQMMGQILNQSLGFGAFNRVATHHADTVRGWAAFMLADQANLSVAERLNLVQPLADDAHFGVREWAWLALRPQLTADLATSLNVLQTWVADSSENIRRFAIEALRPRGVWCSHINQLKQNPALALELLTPVRSDTSRYVQLSVANWLNDASKTQPSWVEQLTEQWLVESPSAETRWIVNHATRSLRKTKA is encoded by the coding sequence ATGGCTGAATCACGCAAGGGCGCAACCAAACTGGCCAATATTTCGCCTGACATTTTGCAGCAACTCAATACTGGTCAACTTGCCACGGCTAATTTGATGGAAGGTTTGGCGATTGATTTTCAACAATTATGGCAACATTGTTTTGCCGAATTGCCTGCATCTGCCTTGGCGAGTTATGACCCAGCGGCGGGAGTCGTCAAACGCATGCAAATGATGGGCCAAATTCTCAATCAATCCTTGGGATTTGGTGCGTTCAATCGTGTGGCAACCCATCATGCTGATACGGTGCGTGGTTGGGCCGCCTTTATGCTAGCCGATCAGGCTAATTTGAGCGTTGCTGAGCGATTAAATTTGGTGCAACCCTTGGCCGATGATGCCCATTTTGGCGTGCGCGAATGGGCTTGGCTAGCCTTGCGCCCCCAACTTACCGCCGATTTAGCCACTAGTTTAAATGTATTGCAGACTTGGGTTGCCGATAGCTCAGAGAATATTCGGCGCTTTGCAATTGAGGCGTTGCGGCCACGCGGAGTTTGGTGTAGTCATATCAATCAATTAAAACAAAACCCAGCCTTGGCGCTTGAGCTTTTAACACCAGTGCGCTCCGACACCAGCCGATATGTCCAGCTTTCGGTCGCCAATTGGCTCAACGATGCTAGCAAAACCCAGCCAAGCTGGGTTGAGCAATTAACCGAGCAATGGTTGGTTGAATCGCCAAGCGCTGAAACGCGCTGGATCGTAAACCATGCCACTCGCAGTTTGCGCAAAACCAAAGCCTAA